The following is a genomic window from Bacillota bacterium.
ATGAGCGGCGGGCGCGTCCGCGCCCACGGCTCGCCCGCGGAAGTGCTCCGGCGTGAGCTCCTGGAGGAAGTGTTCCAGGCCCGCTTCCACGTCGCGCAACACCCGCTGCTGCCGCGTCCGCTGGTCCTCTCGCTGCCGCACGACGCGTAAAGAGCGGCGGGCAGCCCTCGGGGCTGCGCCTACCGCCTTGCCAAGCTGCCGCTTTCGCTCCCGCACTCGGCCCCGTCCCCGCTCCCGCACCCCGCGCCCTCGTCTGCTCCGCCGCTCTTCCCTTTAGCGAGCCGCCGCGGCACGCCGGAGCCGGTTGCCCGTTTCACGCGCCGGTCTTTGCACCCGCTTTTAGCCGTACCTGCGCCAGGCACTCGTTCAGGGACACCACGCTCACCGGCCGCCCCGTCTTCAGCGCCCGGATTGCCTCCAGCACCGCTCGCGCCGTGTCCAGCGACGTCAGGCACGGCACCTTGAACTCGACGGCAGCCCGCCGCAGGCGGAACCCGTTGCTGGCCGGGATCCGGCCCCGGGTGGGCGTGTTGATGAGCAAGTCCACCGCCCCGGATTGGATGAGATCCACGACGTCCGGCTTGCCTTCGCCGATCTTGTGCACTTCGGCCACCGGCAGGCCGTGCGCCCGCAGGTACGCCGCCGTGCCCGGGGTGGCGAAGAGCGTAAATCCCGCCTCCGCGAAGCCCGCGGCGATGACCGCTCCTTCCGCCTTGTCTTTGTCGGCCAGCGTGATCAGGACGGCGCCCTGCGTCGGGATGACGGCGCCGGCCCCCACCAGCGCCTTGTATATGGCGTGCGCCGGGTCCTGGTCGATGCCCAGCACCTCGCCCGTCGACTTCATTTCCGGGCTCAAGAACACGTCCACGCCGCCCAGCTTCTCGAACGAAAAGACCGGCGCCTTGACGGCCGTGAAGGGCGGCGGGGGCAGCAAGCCGTCGCCGCAGCCCAGCTGCGCCAGCGTCTCGCCCAGCATGACGCGCGTGCCCAGCGCCACCAGCGGCACGCCCGTCACCTTGCTCAGCAGCGGCAGCGTGCGGCTGGCCCGGGGATTGACCTCCAGCACGTACAGCCGCCCCTGGTGCAGGACGAACTGGACGTTGAGAACTCCTTTAACGCCCAGGGCCAGCGCGATGCGGCGGGCGTAGTCGACGACCTGCTCCACCTGCTCCGCGGTCAAGCTCAGCGGCGGGAACACCGCCGTGCTGTCGCCCGAGTGGACGCCGGCCCGCTCCACGTGCTCGAGAATGCCCGGAATGAACACCCGCTCGCCGTCGGCCACCGCGTCCACGTCCAACTCCTTGCCGGGCAAGTACCGATCCAGGAGCACGGGGTGGTCCGGCGACACCCGCACCGCGTACGTCATGTACTCGAGCAGCTCCTGCTCGTCGTGGACGATCTCCATGGCCCGGCCGCCCAGCACGTACGACGGCCGCACCACAAGGGGGAAGCCCAGCTTCAGCGCCACGCCCACGGCTTCTTGCACCGACGCCGCCGCGCGGCCTTCCGCCTGGGGAATGCCCAGCTCCCGCAACAACGCGCCGAACCGCTCCCGATCCTCCGCGCAGTCGATGGCGTCCACCGGCGTGCCCAGCACCTGCACGCCCGCCTCCGCCAGGGGCTTGGCCAAATTGATGGCCGTCTGCCCGCCGAACTGCACGATGACGCCCAGCGGCTGCTCCCGATCGATGACGTTGAGCACGTCTTCCAGCGCCAGCGGCTCGAAGTACAGCGCGTCGGCCGTGTCGAAATCGGTGCTGACCGTTTCGGGATTGTTGTTGATAATGATGGCCTCGTAGCCCGCCGCCTGCAGCGCCTTCACCGCATGCACGGAACAGTAGTCGAACTCGATGCCCTGCCCGATGCGGATCGGCCCGGAGCCCAGCACTAGCACTTTCCGCGGCGCCGCCTTAGGCGACGCTGCTTCAGGAGGCGCTGCGCAAGGGCCAGCGCTGGCCTGAACCCCAGCTGCGCCCTCGGCCCAGCCGTTAAGGCCGTGGACGCCGCATACGCCGTAGACACCGCTGACACCGTGGACGCCGTGGACGTCGTTGCCGCCGCCGAGCCCGCCGGAGCCTTCGGCCGCGGTCGACTTCTCCTCCTTGGCCTCGACGCCCGCGTACGTCGAATACAGGTACGGCGCCGCGCGGCCGCCCGTCGCGTAGGTGCGCACTGTACGGAAGTGCGGCACGATGGCGCGCGCCTTGCGGCCCGCCCGAATTTCCAGCTGCGGCACGTCGGTGAGCCAGCCGATCTCCCGGTCCGCGATGCCCAGCCGTTTGGCCTGCGCCACCAGCTCCCACGCTTCGCGGGTCCAGCAGCTGGTGGCGCCCGCGCCGCCCGGCAGCTGCGCCAGCCGGCGCTCCACCGCCACGATGCCCGCGATTTTCTCGATGAAAAAGCGGTCGATGCCCGTGGCGGCCGCGACCTCTTCGACCGGCACGCCTCGCCGCAGCGCTTCCGCCACCACGAACAACCGCTCGTCGTCGGCCTCCTTCAGCCGCCGCCGCACTTCCTGGTCCGACCACTCCGCCATGCCCGGCAGCCGCAGGCCGTAGGCGCCGATCTCCAGCGACCGCACCGCCTTCATCAGCGCCGCCTCCAGCGACTGCTCCAGCGCCATCACTTCGCCGGTGGCCTTCATCTGCGTCCCCAGCACCCGGTCGCCGCCGACGAACTTGTCGAACGGCCAGCGCGGGATTTTCAGCGCCACGTGGTCGATGAACGGCTCCTGATCCGCGCCCAGCTCCGCCAAGGTGTATCCGACCGCGATTTTCGCCGCCACCCGCGCGATGGGATACCCCGAAGCCTTGCTGGCCAAGGCGCTGGAGCGGCTCACCCGCGGGTTGACCTCGATGACGTAGTAGTTCAGCGTGCCCGGCTCCAGGGCGAACTGAACGTTGCACCCGCCCTCGATGCCCAAGGCGCGGATAATGTCCGCCGCCGCGCGCTTGAGAAGTTGATACTGCTCCTCCGTGAGCGTCTGCGTGGGCACCACCACAATGCTGTCGCCCGTGTGAATGCCGATGGGATCGATGTTTTCCATGCCGCACACGACGACGACGTGGTCGGCCCCGTCGCGGACCACTTCGAACTCGATCTCTTTCCAGCCCGCGACGCTCCGCTCCAGGAGCACTTGCCGGATGGGGCTGTTTTTCAGCCCCCGCCGCACGACCTCCTCGAACTGTGCTTCGGTGCAGGCCATGCCGCCGCCCGTCCCGCCCAGCGTGAACGCGGGACGGACGATGACGGGCAAGCCGATTTCGGACAAGAATGCCCACGCCTCCTCCAGGCTGGAGACGACGCGGCTTTCCGGCACGGGCTGGCCGATGGCGGTCATCGTCCGCTTGAACAGCTCGCGATCCTCGGCCCGCCGGATCGCGTCCAGGCGCGTTCCCAAGAGCTGGACGCCCAGCCGGCCCAGCACCCCTCGCTCGCTCAGGGCCACCGCCAGGTTTAGCCCGGTCTGGCCGCCCAGCGTGGCCAGCAGCCCGTCGGGCCGCTCGCGCTCCAGCACTTGCGCGACCGTGTCGGGCGTCAGCGGTTCCAGATAGACCGTGTCCGCCACTTCCGGATCGGTCATGATGGTCGCCGGGTTCGAATTGACCAGGACGACGTGAATGCCTTCCTCCCGCAAGGCGCGACAAGCTTGCGTCCCGGCGTAGTCGAACTCCGCGGCCTGCCCGATGACGATGGGCCCGGAACCGATGACGCACACTTTCCGCAAGCTTCTGTCTAAGGGCACGCCGTTTCACCTTGCCCTCTGACGGCGGCGATGGCCTCGCCGATAATGCGCACCGCCGCGTCGACGTCCTGCTCCGTAACGATGAGCGGGGGCAGCAGCCGGAGCACCGACTCGCCGACGGCGTTGACCAGCAGTCCCCGCTCCAGGCACGCCTGTTGCACCTTCGGTGCGGGGGCGCCCGCGAGCTCGACGCCCACCATCAGCCCCAACCCCCGCACTTCCGCCACGCCTTCCAGCCGCGACAACCCGTCCCGCAGCCGGCGGCCCATGGCTTCCGCCCGCGCCGGCAGCCGCTCCCTCTCCATGACGTCCAGCACCGCCAGCGCGACCCGGCAGGCGAAGGGATTGCCGCCGAACGTAGAGCCGTGCGCGCCCGGGCCGAAAGCCTGCGCGACCTCCTCCCTCGCCAGCACGGCGCCGATGGGAATACCGCCGCCCAGCGCCTTGGCGACGGTGACGATGTCGGGCCGCACCCCGAAGTGCTCGAAGGCGAACATCCGGCCCGTCCGGCCCATGCCCGTCTGAATCTCATCCAAGATGAGCAAAGCGCCCTTCTCGTCGCACAGGCGGCGGGCCGCCCGCAGGAACTCCGCCGTGCACGGCCGCACGCCCGACTCGCCCTGAATGGGCTCCAGCAGCACCGCCGCGGTTTCGTCGTCCACCGCCGCCGCCAGCGCGTCCACATCGTTCAAAGGCACGTAGACGAAACCTTCGGGCAGCGGGCCGAACCCTTCGTGGTATTTGGGCTGGCCCGTCGCCGCCAGCGAGCCCAAGGTCCGGCCGTGGAACGACTGCCAGGCGGAGACGATCTTGCAGCGGTTGCGGCCGCCCTGGCGACCCCAGCGCCGGGCCAGCTTGATGGCCGCCTCGTTGGCTTCGGCGCCGCTGTTGCCGAAAAAGGCCCGATCCAAGCCCGTCAGCGCCGCGAGCCGCGCCGCCAGCCGCGCCTGCGGCTCGGTGTAGTACAGGTTGGACGTGTGCAGAAGCCC
Proteins encoded in this region:
- a CDS encoding carbamoyl-phosphate synthase large subunit codes for the protein MPHFRTVRTYATGGRAAPYLYSTYAGVEAKEEKSTAAEGSGGLGGGNDVHGVHGVSGVYGVCGVHGLNGWAEGAAGVQASAGPCAAPPEAASPKAAPRKVLVLGSGPIRIGQGIEFDYCSVHAVKALQAAGYEAIIINNNPETVSTDFDTADALYFEPLALEDVLNVIDREQPLGVIVQFGGQTAINLAKPLAEAGVQVLGTPVDAIDCAEDRERFGALLRELGIPQAEGRAAASVQEAVGVALKLGFPLVVRPSYVLGGRAMEIVHDEQELLEYMTYAVRVSPDHPVLLDRYLPGKELDVDAVADGERVFIPGILEHVERAGVHSGDSTAVFPPLSLTAEQVEQVVDYARRIALALGVKGVLNVQFVLHQGRLYVLEVNPRASRTLPLLSKVTGVPLVALGTRVMLGETLAQLGCGDGLLPPPPFTAVKAPVFSFEKLGGVDVFLSPEMKSTGEVLGIDQDPAHAIYKALVGAGAVIPTQGAVLITLADKDKAEGAVIAAGFAEAGFTLFATPGTAAYLRAHGLPVAEVHKIGEGKPDVVDLIQSGAVDLLINTPTRGRIPASNGFRLRRAAVEFKVPCLTSLDTARAVLEAIRALKTGRPVSVVSLNECLAQVRLKAGAKTGA
- a CDS encoding acetylornithine transaminase; amino-acid sequence: MRFAEVAALADRYLMRTYNRLPVALADGEGVRVRDTEGKEYLDFVGGLAVSALGHKHPAVVQAIKEAAEGLLHTSNLYYTEPQARLAARLAALTGLDRAFFGNSGAEANEAAIKLARRWGRQGGRNRCKIVSAWQSFHGRTLGSLAATGQPKYHEGFGPLPEGFVYVPLNDVDALAAAVDDETAAVLLEPIQGESGVRPCTAEFLRAARRLCDEKGALLILDEIQTGMGRTGRMFAFEHFGVRPDIVTVAKALGGGIPIGAVLAREEVAQAFGPGAHGSTFGGNPFACRVALAVLDVMERERLPARAEAMGRRLRDGLSRLEGVAEVRGLGLMVGVELAGAPAPKVQQACLERGLLVNAVGESVLRLLPPLIVTEQDVDAAVRIIGEAIAAVRGQGETACP